One segment of Anguilla anguilla isolate fAngAng1 chromosome 1, fAngAng1.pri, whole genome shotgun sequence DNA contains the following:
- the LOC118212847 gene encoding eomesodermin-like isoform X3 — protein MLGEGESETFSGTKAAPDERKSSPVVEDDLTSGSRYNIDGLGSDRYFLSSSSQQTNDVANPCSLFPYAGQTGTVYAGSNGSRYSASLHYGSVLPPTGFSSAVCAGRSQFGTGYQFGQGPGCLYPSYPSTGTGIGSMNNPGTGTGVRAQVYLCNRPLWLKFHRHQTEMIITKQGRRMFPFLSFNITGLSFTTHYNVFVEVVLADPNHWRFQGGKWVTCGKADNNMQGNKMYVHPESPNTGAHWMRQEISFGKLKLTNNKGANNNSTQMIVLQSLHKYQPRLHIVEVSEDGVEDVNSESKTQTFTFPENQFIAVTAYQNTDITQLKIDHNPFAKGFRDNYDSMYTAPESDRLTPSPTDSPRSHQIVPGARYAMQPFFQDQFVNNLPQNRFYNGERAVPQTNGILSPQAEDASAAATQRWFVTPMQQAGSNKLDLGSYEGDYSSGLLPYGIKSLPLQTSHALGYYPDSAFASMAAGWGSRGTYQRKMTTGLPWSPRPSPTGFAEDHLSSKDKIREDGSSSAASSTWIETSPSLKSLDSTDSGVYSMVCKRRRVSPGNSSTENSPTIKCEDLTTEEYSKEPSKSMGYYAFYTSP, from the exons ATGctcggagagggagagagcgagaccTTTTCTGGAACTAAAGCCGCTCCCGATGAACGAAAAAGTTCGCCTGTTGTCGAAGACGACCTGACCAGTGGCAGTCGGTACAACATAGATGGACTTGGTTCTGATAGATATTTTCTGTCGTCCTCATCTCAGCAGACAAACGATGTGGCGAACCCATGTTCCCTTTTTCCTTACGCAGGCCAGACGGGGACAGTTTATGCAGGGTCCAACGGATCCAGGTATTCAGCATCGCTTCACTATGGATCTGTCCTGCCACCCACTGGGTTTTCGTCTGCCGTTTGCGCTGGGCGCAGCCAGTTTGGTACAGGTTATCAATTTGGGCAAGGACCGGGGTGTCTCTACCCCTCGTACCCGAGCACGGGGACAGGAATCGGCTCTATGAATAAcccaggaacagggactggggTGAGAGCTCAAGTCTACCTCTGCAACCGGCCCCTGTGGCTCAAATTTCACCGACATCAGACGGAGATGATTATTACTAAACAGGGCAG GCGTATGTTCCCGTTTCTTAGTTTTAATATCACAGGTTTGAGCTTTACAACCCATTACAATGTGTTTGTGGAAGTTGTGCTGGCCGATCCGAACCATTGGCGATTTCAAGGAGGGAAATGGGTTACCTGCGGAAAAGCGGATAATAATATGCAAG gcAACAAAATGTACGTCCACCCAGAATCTCCAAACACGGGTGCTCACTGGATGAGGCAGGAGATTTCCTTTGGCAAACTGAAACTGACCAACAATAAAGGTGCCAATAACAACAGTACACAG ATGATTGTCCTCCAGTCTCTGCACAAATATCAGCCACGGTTGCACATTGTTGAGGTCTCTGAGGACGGGGTTGAAGACGTGAACAGCGAATCAAAGACTCAGACCTTCACCTTCCCCGAAAACCAGTTCATTGCGGTCACCGCTTACCAGAACACAGAC ATCACGCAGCTGAAAATTGATCATAATCCTTTTGCTAAAGGCTTCCGGGACAACTATGATTC AATGTACACCGCCCCGGAGAGCGACAGACTGACCCCGTCCCCCACCGACTCTCCACGCTCGCACCAGATTGTGCCGGGAGCCCGCTACGCCATGCAGCCTTTCTTCCAGGACCAGTTTGTCAACAACCTGCCTCAGAACCGCTTCTACAACGGCGAGCGCGCCGTGCCGCAGACCAACGGCATCCTGTCCCCGCAGGCGGAGGACGCCAGCGCGGCCGCCACGCAGCGCTGGTTCGTGACGCCCATGCAGCAGGCGGGCTCCAACAAGCTGGACCTGGGCTCCTACGAGGGGGACTACTCCAGCGGCCTGCTGCCGTACGGCATCAAGTCCCTGCCCCTGCAGACCTCCCACGCCCTCGGCTATTACCCCGACTCCGCCTTTGCCTCCATGGCGGCAGGCTGGGGGTCCAGAGGCACTTACCAGCGGAAGATGACCACAGGCCTGCCCTGGTCCCCGAGGCCCAGTCCCACAGGCTTCGCCGAAGATCACCTCTCCAGCAAGGACAAGATCCGGGAAGACGGGAGCAGCAGCGCCGCCTCATCCACCTGGATCGAGACGTCCCCTTCCCTGAAATCTTTGGACTCGACCGACTCCGGTGTATATTCTATGGTCTGCAAGAGGAGGCGCGTGTCTCCCGGCAACTCCAGTACAGAGAACTCTCCCACCATTAAATGTGAGGACTTGACTACTGAAGAGTACAGCAAAgagccctccaaaagtatgggttATTATGCCTTCTACACAAGCCCAtag
- the LOC118212847 gene encoding eomesodermin-like isoform X2: MKSHIESNHSPGSTALEFQEVDRTESESGNGPKKYLSGGGNAMLGEGESETFSGTKAAPDERKSSPVVEDDLTSGSRYNIDGLGSDRYFLSSSSQQTNDVANPCSLFPYAGQTGTVYAGSNGSRYSASLHYGSVLPPTGFSSAVCAGRSQFGTGYQFGQGPGCLYPSYPSTGTGIGSMNNPGTGTGVRAQVYLCNRPLWLKFHRHQTEMIITKQGRRMFPFLSFNITGLSFTTHYNVFVEVVLADPNHWRFQGGKWVTCGKADNNMQGNKMYVHPESPNTGAHWMRQEISFGKLKLTNNKGANNNSTQMIVLQSLHKYQPRLHIVEVSEDGVEDVNSESKTQTFTFPENQFIAVTAYQNTDITQLKIDHNPFAKGFRDNYDSMYTAPESDRLTPSPTDSPRSHQIVPGARYAMQPFFQDQFVNNLPQNRFYNGERAVPQTNGILSPQAEDASAAATQRWFVTPMQQAGSNKLDLGSYEGDYSSGLLPYGIKSLPLQTSHALGYYPDSAFASMAAGWGSRGTYQRKMTTGLPWSPRPSPTGFAEDHLSSKDKIREDGSSSAASSTWIETSPSLKSLDSTDSGVYSMVCKRRRVSPGNSSTENSPTIKCEDLTTEEYSKEPSKSMGYYAFYTSP; encoded by the exons atgaaGAGCCACATAG AAAGCAATCACAGCCCTGGATCAACGGCGTTAGAATTTCAGGAGGTCGATCGGACGGAATCTGAGTCAGGGAACGGGCCCAAAAAGTACTTGAGTGGTGGGGGAAACGCCATGctcggagagggagagagcgagaccTTTTCTGGAACTAAAGCCGCTCCCGATGAACGAAAAAGTTCGCCTGTTGTCGAAGACGACCTGACCAGTGGCAGTCGGTACAACATAGATGGACTTGGTTCTGATAGATATTTTCTGTCGTCCTCATCTCAGCAGACAAACGATGTGGCGAACCCATGTTCCCTTTTTCCTTACGCAGGCCAGACGGGGACAGTTTATGCAGGGTCCAACGGATCCAGGTATTCAGCATCGCTTCACTATGGATCTGTCCTGCCACCCACTGGGTTTTCGTCTGCCGTTTGCGCTGGGCGCAGCCAGTTTGGTACAGGTTATCAATTTGGGCAAGGACCGGGGTGTCTCTACCCCTCGTACCCGAGCACGGGGACAGGAATCGGCTCTATGAATAAcccaggaacagggactggggTGAGAGCTCAAGTCTACCTCTGCAACCGGCCCCTGTGGCTCAAATTTCACCGACATCAGACGGAGATGATTATTACTAAACAGGGCAG GCGTATGTTCCCGTTTCTTAGTTTTAATATCACAGGTTTGAGCTTTACAACCCATTACAATGTGTTTGTGGAAGTTGTGCTGGCCGATCCGAACCATTGGCGATTTCAAGGAGGGAAATGGGTTACCTGCGGAAAAGCGGATAATAATATGCAAG gcAACAAAATGTACGTCCACCCAGAATCTCCAAACACGGGTGCTCACTGGATGAGGCAGGAGATTTCCTTTGGCAAACTGAAACTGACCAACAATAAAGGTGCCAATAACAACAGTACACAG ATGATTGTCCTCCAGTCTCTGCACAAATATCAGCCACGGTTGCACATTGTTGAGGTCTCTGAGGACGGGGTTGAAGACGTGAACAGCGAATCAAAGACTCAGACCTTCACCTTCCCCGAAAACCAGTTCATTGCGGTCACCGCTTACCAGAACACAGAC ATCACGCAGCTGAAAATTGATCATAATCCTTTTGCTAAAGGCTTCCGGGACAACTATGATTC AATGTACACCGCCCCGGAGAGCGACAGACTGACCCCGTCCCCCACCGACTCTCCACGCTCGCACCAGATTGTGCCGGGAGCCCGCTACGCCATGCAGCCTTTCTTCCAGGACCAGTTTGTCAACAACCTGCCTCAGAACCGCTTCTACAACGGCGAGCGCGCCGTGCCGCAGACCAACGGCATCCTGTCCCCGCAGGCGGAGGACGCCAGCGCGGCCGCCACGCAGCGCTGGTTCGTGACGCCCATGCAGCAGGCGGGCTCCAACAAGCTGGACCTGGGCTCCTACGAGGGGGACTACTCCAGCGGCCTGCTGCCGTACGGCATCAAGTCCCTGCCCCTGCAGACCTCCCACGCCCTCGGCTATTACCCCGACTCCGCCTTTGCCTCCATGGCGGCAGGCTGGGGGTCCAGAGGCACTTACCAGCGGAAGATGACCACAGGCCTGCCCTGGTCCCCGAGGCCCAGTCCCACAGGCTTCGCCGAAGATCACCTCTCCAGCAAGGACAAGATCCGGGAAGACGGGAGCAGCAGCGCCGCCTCATCCACCTGGATCGAGACGTCCCCTTCCCTGAAATCTTTGGACTCGACCGACTCCGGTGTATATTCTATGGTCTGCAAGAGGAGGCGCGTGTCTCCCGGCAACTCCAGTACAGAGAACTCTCCCACCATTAAATGTGAGGACTTGACTACTGAAGAGTACAGCAAAgagccctccaaaagtatgggttATTATGCCTTCTACACAAGCCCAtag
- the LOC118212847 gene encoding eomesodermin-like isoform X1, producing the protein MQLGEGILPSATINLPKTFYHLSPSESNHSPGSTALEFQEVDRTESESGNGPKKYLSGGGNAMLGEGESETFSGTKAAPDERKSSPVVEDDLTSGSRYNIDGLGSDRYFLSSSSQQTNDVANPCSLFPYAGQTGTVYAGSNGSRYSASLHYGSVLPPTGFSSAVCAGRSQFGTGYQFGQGPGCLYPSYPSTGTGIGSMNNPGTGTGVRAQVYLCNRPLWLKFHRHQTEMIITKQGRRMFPFLSFNITGLSFTTHYNVFVEVVLADPNHWRFQGGKWVTCGKADNNMQGNKMYVHPESPNTGAHWMRQEISFGKLKLTNNKGANNNSTQMIVLQSLHKYQPRLHIVEVSEDGVEDVNSESKTQTFTFPENQFIAVTAYQNTDITQLKIDHNPFAKGFRDNYDSMYTAPESDRLTPSPTDSPRSHQIVPGARYAMQPFFQDQFVNNLPQNRFYNGERAVPQTNGILSPQAEDASAAATQRWFVTPMQQAGSNKLDLGSYEGDYSSGLLPYGIKSLPLQTSHALGYYPDSAFASMAAGWGSRGTYQRKMTTGLPWSPRPSPTGFAEDHLSSKDKIREDGSSSAASSTWIETSPSLKSLDSTDSGVYSMVCKRRRVSPGNSSTENSPTIKCEDLTTEEYSKEPSKSMGYYAFYTSP; encoded by the exons ATGCAGCTAGGAGAGGGAATTTTACCAAGCGCTACCATCAACTTGCCCAAGACCTTTTACCACCTTTCTCCCTCAGAAAGCAATCACAGCCCTGGATCAACGGCGTTAGAATTTCAGGAGGTCGATCGGACGGAATCTGAGTCAGGGAACGGGCCCAAAAAGTACTTGAGTGGTGGGGGAAACGCCATGctcggagagggagagagcgagaccTTTTCTGGAACTAAAGCCGCTCCCGATGAACGAAAAAGTTCGCCTGTTGTCGAAGACGACCTGACCAGTGGCAGTCGGTACAACATAGATGGACTTGGTTCTGATAGATATTTTCTGTCGTCCTCATCTCAGCAGACAAACGATGTGGCGAACCCATGTTCCCTTTTTCCTTACGCAGGCCAGACGGGGACAGTTTATGCAGGGTCCAACGGATCCAGGTATTCAGCATCGCTTCACTATGGATCTGTCCTGCCACCCACTGGGTTTTCGTCTGCCGTTTGCGCTGGGCGCAGCCAGTTTGGTACAGGTTATCAATTTGGGCAAGGACCGGGGTGTCTCTACCCCTCGTACCCGAGCACGGGGACAGGAATCGGCTCTATGAATAAcccaggaacagggactggggTGAGAGCTCAAGTCTACCTCTGCAACCGGCCCCTGTGGCTCAAATTTCACCGACATCAGACGGAGATGATTATTACTAAACAGGGCAG GCGTATGTTCCCGTTTCTTAGTTTTAATATCACAGGTTTGAGCTTTACAACCCATTACAATGTGTTTGTGGAAGTTGTGCTGGCCGATCCGAACCATTGGCGATTTCAAGGAGGGAAATGGGTTACCTGCGGAAAAGCGGATAATAATATGCAAG gcAACAAAATGTACGTCCACCCAGAATCTCCAAACACGGGTGCTCACTGGATGAGGCAGGAGATTTCCTTTGGCAAACTGAAACTGACCAACAATAAAGGTGCCAATAACAACAGTACACAG ATGATTGTCCTCCAGTCTCTGCACAAATATCAGCCACGGTTGCACATTGTTGAGGTCTCTGAGGACGGGGTTGAAGACGTGAACAGCGAATCAAAGACTCAGACCTTCACCTTCCCCGAAAACCAGTTCATTGCGGTCACCGCTTACCAGAACACAGAC ATCACGCAGCTGAAAATTGATCATAATCCTTTTGCTAAAGGCTTCCGGGACAACTATGATTC AATGTACACCGCCCCGGAGAGCGACAGACTGACCCCGTCCCCCACCGACTCTCCACGCTCGCACCAGATTGTGCCGGGAGCCCGCTACGCCATGCAGCCTTTCTTCCAGGACCAGTTTGTCAACAACCTGCCTCAGAACCGCTTCTACAACGGCGAGCGCGCCGTGCCGCAGACCAACGGCATCCTGTCCCCGCAGGCGGAGGACGCCAGCGCGGCCGCCACGCAGCGCTGGTTCGTGACGCCCATGCAGCAGGCGGGCTCCAACAAGCTGGACCTGGGCTCCTACGAGGGGGACTACTCCAGCGGCCTGCTGCCGTACGGCATCAAGTCCCTGCCCCTGCAGACCTCCCACGCCCTCGGCTATTACCCCGACTCCGCCTTTGCCTCCATGGCGGCAGGCTGGGGGTCCAGAGGCACTTACCAGCGGAAGATGACCACAGGCCTGCCCTGGTCCCCGAGGCCCAGTCCCACAGGCTTCGCCGAAGATCACCTCTCCAGCAAGGACAAGATCCGGGAAGACGGGAGCAGCAGCGCCGCCTCATCCACCTGGATCGAGACGTCCCCTTCCCTGAAATCTTTGGACTCGACCGACTCCGGTGTATATTCTATGGTCTGCAAGAGGAGGCGCGTGTCTCCCGGCAACTCCAGTACAGAGAACTCTCCCACCATTAAATGTGAGGACTTGACTACTGAAGAGTACAGCAAAgagccctccaaaagtatgggttATTATGCCTTCTACACAAGCCCAtag